The genomic segment ATGGAGTGAAACTATGGATTTAATTTCTAATAATTTAATTAAAGCAATTATTGTTTTTCTAGTTATATTATTGGGGCTTATTTCTGTTAACGCAGTTTATAATTCCGAAAGAAAGCCGGCAGCAGTATCAGTCTTTAATCCAGAGGAGCAATCTAAAGATAAATTGGACAAGGAAAATTTAATAAATCATTTACTACATTTTGATATTAGAAATTCTAAAGAGATCTTACAGAAAGCTATACCTATTTTAGGCAGCAGTCAGCAAAAAAATAGTTTTAAGGAAGTGTTGAATGACCCGATAGTTTTGATTAATCAAGCATCTGACTTTTTAATTGGAGTAAAAATGGATAATCCTGCTAGCATTCTGCAAGCAGAGCTTCCAAATTTATCAGTTGTAAATAGAAATATGGCAGAAAGAGAGGAAAGAAAGACAGAGGCTGACCAGAAAGAAACATTTAACCAAAAGAGACAAGCCCAGGATGAAGTCCAAGAGACAGAATTAAATTTCACCCAGACGGAACCATCTCAAAAGACAGAAAAGTTTGATGATAATAATTTAGTTGGAATTTATTATACCCATACTTCAGAAAGCTATGAAGAAAGTGTTAGTAACTTTCATTCCAAGCCGGGAACGAGAGGAGATGTTGTAGAAGTAGGAAGGAAATTGATTGAACGGCTTGAATCTAAACACGGCATTAATGCTCTTCATTCGACTCGGGTTAATGATAGTGTCTATAGAGAATCTTATATGGAATCACGAGAAACAGCCCGTCAGTTAATAGAGGATAATCCTAATTTACAGATGGTATTTGATATTCATCGTGATGCATTAGCTAAACAGGATAAAGAACTCTTTACTACAACAATTGATGGGCAGAAAGTAGCTAAAGTTATGATTGTAGTAGCCAAAGCTAATAAGAATTATGGATTAAGCCATCCAGAATGGAGAAAGAACTTAAGGTTTGCCTATAGATTGGCTGATGAGATAAACAGTATGTATCCTAATCTATTAAGAAAGGTTAAAGTGGTGGATAATAGACGGTATAATCAGGACCTTCATCCTCATTCTGTATTATTAGAGATTGGAGGCGTTAGCAATACTTCTGCAGAAGCCAAGCGGTCTACACGCTTAATGGCTGATGTAATTGCTTCTCTTCTGGATGATGAGCTAAATAATTAGCCCAGTCGATACCTAGTTTGATAAATTGAGAAATCGGTGTTATAATTGTAAAAGCAAGCTAGGGATAAAGGAGGAGCAGAAATTGAGTGGAGTTAATCAAGATAGAATTATTAACTTCTGTATTATAGCCCATGTTGATCATGGTAAGTCTACTTTGGCTGATAGATTATTAGAATATACTGATACTATTGAAGAACGTGATATGGAAGAACAGTTATTGGATACTATGGAGTTAGAACGAGAACGTGGAATTACAATTAAAGCACAAGCAGTACGGATGAATTATGAAGCTGATGATGGACAGAATTATATTTTGAATTTAATAGATACGCCAGGACATGTTGATTTTAATTATGAAGTATCGAGAAGTTTAGAAGCCTGTGAAGGAGCTCTGTTGGTTATTGATGCTGCTCAGGGGGTAGAAGCCCAGACTTTGGCCAATATTTACCTAGCTTTGGAAGCTGATTTAGAGATAATTCCTGTCATTAATAAGATAGATCTAGATAGCGCTCGGCCTGATTTAGTAAAAGAAGAATTGATTGATATCGGTATAGATCCGGATGAAGCTATTTTGACCAGTGCTAAAGAGGGAGTTGGAATTGGAGAAGTCTTAGATGCAGTGGTAGAAAGAGTCTCTTCTCCAGCAGGAGATATAGACAGACCGCTTAAGGCATTAATCTTTGATTCTGTATATGATCCTTATCAAGGAGTGATTGCCTATTATCGAGTAGTAGAAGGAAGCATCGAACCAGGAATGGAGATTGAGATGATGGCTACTGAAAAGACCTTTGAAGTAGAGGAAGTTGGTATCTTCACTCCGAATATGGAATCAGTTGACAGGTTGGTAGCAGGAGAAGTAGGCTATGTAATTGCTGGAATTAAAGATGTTAAGCATTCGCGGGTAGGAGATACAATTACTGAGGCTAATAATCCTACCGACGAGCCGCTGCCCGGCTATCAGAAAGCGAAGCCTATGGTATATTGTGGTCTATATCCGGTCGAAGGTGCAGATTATGACCTACTGCGTGATGCGTTAGAGAAGCTGCAGTTAAATGATGCTGCTTTAACCTTTGAACCAGAGACTTCGGAAGCTTTAGGATTTGGCTACCGCGGTGGATTCTTAGGACTGCTGCATATGGAGATTATTCAGGAACGTCTGGAACGAGAGTATGACCTGGATTTAATTACAACAGCTCCTAGTGTAGTCTATAAGGTTCATAAAGAAGATGGCGAAGTACTGGAGATTGAGAATCCAGCCAAGATGCCTGAACCTCAGGAAATAGATTTTATTGAAGAGCCGTTTGTGGAAGCGACAATTATGCTGCCTGATGATTATGTCGGGGACGGTATGGAACTGGCTCAGGATCGTCGGGGTGAATTTGAAGATATGCAGTATCTGGATGAAACCCGGGTTAAGCTAGTTTATGAGCTGCCGTTGAGTGAAATTATTCTTGATTTCTTTGATCAGCTTAAATCAGCAACGCGTGGTTATGCTACTTTGGATTATGAATTTGTCGGTTACCGCGAAGCAGACTTAGTTAAGCTGAATATTTTAGTCAATAAAGATCCGATAGATGCCCTCTCCTGTATTGTACATGAGGATAATGCTTATGAGATCGGTCAGAGCCTAACTAGAAAACTAAAAGAGTTTATTCCTGAACAGATGTTTGAAGTTCCTGTACAGGCAGCTATTGGTAATAACGTAATTGCCCGCCAGACTATTCGGGCTAAGCGGAAGAATGTGCTCCAGAAGTGTTATGGAGGAGATGTTTCCCGAAAAAGAAAACTGTTAGAGAAGCAGAAAGAAGGAAAGAAGAGAATGAAACAGGTAGGTAGTGTAGAGATTCCTCAGGAAGCATTTATGGCTATCTTGAGTATAGATGAATAAAGGGAGTAATTTAGATGGAAGAATATGGACTCTATATACATTTTCCCTTCTGTATCCAAAAATGTTATTACTGTGATTTTAATTCTGTAGCTTGGCAGGATGATTTGGCTGCAGAATTTTTTACGGCTTTATGTGAAGAAATAAAGCTGGTTGCTGCTGATTATGACTATCCACAGCTGAAGAGCATCTTTCTTGGCGGAGGTACTCCCAGCTGTTTTAGCGGTCAGACTATAGCTGAGTTATTATCAGTATTAGAAGATGAGTTTAGATTAAAAACAGAACTTGAAGTAACGATTGAAGCCAATCCAGGAACTGTTGATCAAAATAAGCTTGAGATTTTTAAAGAGGTTGGAATTAATCGTTTAAGCTTTGGAGTGCAGTCTTTTGATAATAGAATTTTGAATAAATTAGGTCGAATACATACAGCTCAGAAGGCTGAAAAGAATTATTATTTAGCTCGAGAGGTAGGATTTGCAAATATTAATCTGGATTTAATCTTTGCTATTCCTGGTCAGAAATTAAGCCAGTGGAAAGTAACTTTAGAATCTGCTCTACAGCTAGCTCCTGAGCATTTAGCTACTTATAATTTGAAAATTGAGCCGGGAACTAAGTTAGGGAAAGATCTAGCTCAGGGACGTATAGAGCCTGTTTGCCAGGATTTGGATTTAGAGATGTATCAGCTGACCAAGAAGTTATTGATTGATAATGGATACGAGCATTATGAGATTTCTAACTTTGCTAAGCCGGGTTATAGGTCTGAACATAATCAAATTTACTGGCAGAATGAACCGTATTTAGCTTTAGGACCGGGGGCTCATTTTTATGATGGAGAGTTTCGGGGGAATAATCTGGAATCGATCGGGGAATATATTAATGTAATTAAGGATGGAGAGAAACCTGTAGAAATAGAAGAATCTCTCAGTAGAGAAGATAAGATAATAGAGACTATGATTTTAGGATTGAGATTAAAAGAAGGGATTTCGACACTTGAATTTGAGGAACGATTTGGAGAGTCGGTTCATAATATATACAATGAAGAATTGAAAAAATTAAATAAACAGGGGTTGATAGAGATTAACTCTCAGCAGATAGCACTTACTGAAAAAGGAAGGGTCTTGGCTAATGATGTATTAGCTGAGTTTATTCTTTGACAATAATTAAAGTATAAACTAGTATTTTATGGTTTCAGTTAGTTAATTTGATTAAATCAAATCTTTGAATGTTTGACAAATAGTAAGGTAAGTGTTATCTTAATTATAGCTAATTATTAGCACTCATTAGCCTTGAGTGCTAACATTGAGAGGTGATGGTCAATGCTGGAGATGACGGACCGAAAAAAGGATGTTCTAAAAGCCATCATTAATGAGTATGTAATGACTGCTGAACCAGTAGGATCCCGTACTTTGGCCCGCAGATATGACTTTGGAGTTAGTTCTGCAACCATTAGAAATGAAATGGCTGATCTTGAGGAAATGGGTTATTTGGAGAAGCCGCATAAATCTGCAGGAAGGATTCCATCTGATAAGGGATATAGATTCTATGTCGATACATTGATGGAACTTAGAGATATTTCTAAACAGCAGCGTAAGAAAATAAAGGATAATTATGAATCAAAGGCTAAAGAGATTCATGATATTATTAAACAGACTTCAGATATGTTATCGGAATTGACGCATTATACTTCTTTGGTTTTAACTCCACAGGTGCAGGATAGTGTATTTCAGAAATTGAAGTTAATTCCGTTGGATAGTAGACATATGTTATTGATTCTGATGACGGATATTGGAGTAGTTCAAAATAAGGTAGTTGTGATGCCGGGGGAGCTAAGCAGGTCTGAATTACAGAAGATTTCTAGATATCTAAATGAAAACCTAGAGGGATTATCCTTAAGTGGGATAGATAAGGATCTGTTAAATAACCTGGAAAAGAATTTGATTAATCAATTGGATATTCTGGTGAGTGATTTAGGATTTCTGGCTGATGATCTGTTTAGAGTCAGTCTTGATGAGAAGATTTATCTAGGCGGTACGACAAATATTCTAGAACAGCCGGAATTTAATGATATTCGGAAAGTTAAAGCAGTATTAAGGGTTTTAGAAAAGGAAGAATTATTGTATAATATTTTAGGAAAGATCTATAATTCCTCCGAAGTAGAGGTAATTATAGGTCAAGAGAATGAGTTTGATGAAATCAAAGACTGCAGTATGGTAACAGCTACTTATCAGTTAGGCGATAAGGCGATAGGTAAGATTGGAGTTTTAGGACCTACCCGCATGGAATATCCTAATGTTGTTTCTAAAGTGAAGATTGTAGCCCAGATTTTGAGTAACATGTTAGATGAAACAGAAAGAAATAAATAGTAAGATTGGGTGGTGAGAGTAATGAGTCATAATCAAGCTGCTAAGAAAGAGTTTGACTTTGAAGAAGAGAAGAAAGAGAAAGAAGAAGCTGAACTGGAAGATGAAGCAGAATTAGAAAGTGAAGAAGTTACTGAAGATTCAGTTGATGAAGCGATGGATGAAGAATTAGAAGTATCCGATCTTAAAGAACAGATAGAAGATTTAGAGAAAGAGTTAGAAAGGAGTGAACAGGAGAAGGAAGAGTATATAAATAAATTACAGCGTCAGCGAGCTGACTTTTCCAATTATAAAAATCGAGTTAAGAAGGAAAAGGATAACTTAAAAGAGAATGCAACAAAAGAGTTAGTCAGTGAGTTATTACCGATTCTGGATAATTTTGAGAGAGCTCTTGCTTCTTCTGCTGAAGATGAAAATCTAGCAGATTTCATGGAAGGGATGGAGATGATTTCCCGGCAGTTAGTGAAGGTATTGCAACAAGAGGGATTAGAAGAAATTTCAACTGTCGGTGAAGAGTTTGATCCTAATCTGCATGAAGCTGTAGCCAAGGAGCCCAGTGAGGAGTATGAATCAGGTATTGTTATTGAGGAATTACAGAAAGGATACTCCTTTAACGGCCAGGTGCTTCGAGCAGCAATGATCAAGGTTGCAGAGTAGATTATAATAATCAAAACCAAAAAGTTCTTTTTACATAACCAGGGTAATTTATGCCCTGGATAGATTGTGATAATTATTCTGACACTTTAATTAAGGAGGATGATGTAGTATGGGTAAAAAAGAAAAAGTGATAGGTATTGACTTAGGAACTACTAATTCTTGTGTGGCAGTAATTGAAGGTGGTGATCCCACTGTTATTCCTAATGCGAAAGGAAATAGAACTACTCCTTCAGTAGTAGGATATTCTGATAAAGGTGAGCGACTAGTGGGAGAAGCTGCTAAGCGTCAGGCAATTACTAATCCTGACGATACAGTTGCTTCTATCAAGCGCCATATGGGATCTGATCATAAAGAAACTTTAGAAGGTGAAGAGTATACACCGCAAGAGATTTCTGCTATGACTCTGCAGAAGTTAAAGCAGGATGCTGAAGATTATATTGGTGAAGAAGTAGAGAAAGCAGTAATTACAGTACCTGCTTACTTCAGCGATTCTCAACGTCAAGCAACTAAAGATGCAGGAAAGATTGCCGGTCTGGAAGTAGAAAGAATTATCAATGAACCGACTGCTGCTTCTTTAGCTTATGGATTGGATGATGAAGAGGATCAGACTATTCTAGTTTATGATTTAGGCGGTGGAACCTTTGATGTTTCAATCCTTGAATTAGGCGGCGGAGTCTTTGAAGTTGTTGCTACTAGCGGTAATAATAAGTTAGGCGGAGATGACTTCGATCAGAAAATTATTGACTACTTAGCTGAAGAGTTTGAAAAAGAACACGGGATTGATCTACGTGAAGATAAAATGGCGCTGCAGCGTTTAAATGAAGCTGCCGAAGAAGCTAAGATTGAATTATCAGGTGTTGCTACTACTAATGTTAACCTACCGTTTATTACTCAGGATGAGAGCGGACCTAAGCATCTTGATATAGATATTAGTCGTTCCCAATTTGAAAAGATGACTTCTGATTTAGTAGAGAAGACAATGAAGCCAACGCGGCAGGCGCTATCTGATGCAGATTTGAGCAAGAATGAGATCGACCATGTGATCTTAGTAGGAGGTTCTACTCGAATTCCTGCTATTCGTGAAGCAGTAGAGAATGAATTGGGACAACAGCCCCATAAAGGTGTTAACCCTGATGAATGTGTTGCTGTCGGAGCAGCTATTCAGGGCGGAGTCTTAGCCGGCGAAGTTGATGATCTAGTACTATTAGATGTTACGCCGTTGTCCTTAGGTATTGAAACTATGGGTGGTGTCTTCACGAAGTTAATCGAGCGGAATACAACAATTCCAACAGAGAAGAGCAAGATCT from the Acetohalobium arabaticum DSM 5501 genome contains:
- the spoIIP gene encoding stage II sporulation protein P, whose protein sequence is MDLISNNLIKAIIVFLVILLGLISVNAVYNSERKPAAVSVFNPEEQSKDKLDKENLINHLLHFDIRNSKEILQKAIPILGSSQQKNSFKEVLNDPIVLINQASDFLIGVKMDNPASILQAELPNLSVVNRNMAEREERKTEADQKETFNQKRQAQDEVQETELNFTQTEPSQKTEKFDDNNLVGIYYTHTSESYEESVSNFHSKPGTRGDVVEVGRKLIERLESKHGINALHSTRVNDSVYRESYMESRETARQLIEDNPNLQMVFDIHRDALAKQDKELFTTTIDGQKVAKVMIVVAKANKNYGLSHPEWRKNLRFAYRLADEINSMYPNLLRKVKVVDNRRYNQDLHPHSVLLEIGGVSNTSAEAKRSTRLMADVIASLLDDELNN
- the lepA gene encoding translation elongation factor 4; amino-acid sequence: MSGVNQDRIINFCIIAHVDHGKSTLADRLLEYTDTIEERDMEEQLLDTMELERERGITIKAQAVRMNYEADDGQNYILNLIDTPGHVDFNYEVSRSLEACEGALLVIDAAQGVEAQTLANIYLALEADLEIIPVINKIDLDSARPDLVKEELIDIGIDPDEAILTSAKEGVGIGEVLDAVVERVSSPAGDIDRPLKALIFDSVYDPYQGVIAYYRVVEGSIEPGMEIEMMATEKTFEVEEVGIFTPNMESVDRLVAGEVGYVIAGIKDVKHSRVGDTITEANNPTDEPLPGYQKAKPMVYCGLYPVEGADYDLLRDALEKLQLNDAALTFEPETSEALGFGYRGGFLGLLHMEIIQERLEREYDLDLITTAPSVVYKVHKEDGEVLEIENPAKMPEPQEIDFIEEPFVEATIMLPDDYVGDGMELAQDRRGEFEDMQYLDETRVKLVYELPLSEIILDFFDQLKSATRGYATLDYEFVGYREADLVKLNILVNKDPIDALSCIVHEDNAYEIGQSLTRKLKEFIPEQMFEVPVQAAIGNNVIARQTIRAKRKNVLQKCYGGDVSRKRKLLEKQKEGKKRMKQVGSVEIPQEAFMAILSIDE
- the hemW gene encoding radical SAM family heme chaperone HemW — encoded protein: MEEYGLYIHFPFCIQKCYYCDFNSVAWQDDLAAEFFTALCEEIKLVAADYDYPQLKSIFLGGGTPSCFSGQTIAELLSVLEDEFRLKTELEVTIEANPGTVDQNKLEIFKEVGINRLSFGVQSFDNRILNKLGRIHTAQKAEKNYYLAREVGFANINLDLIFAIPGQKLSQWKVTLESALQLAPEHLATYNLKIEPGTKLGKDLAQGRIEPVCQDLDLEMYQLTKKLLIDNGYEHYEISNFAKPGYRSEHNQIYWQNEPYLALGPGAHFYDGEFRGNNLESIGEYINVIKDGEKPVEIEESLSREDKIIETMILGLRLKEGISTLEFEERFGESVHNIYNEELKKLNKQGLIEINSQQIALTEKGRVLANDVLAEFIL
- the hrcA gene encoding heat-inducible transcriptional repressor HrcA: MLEMTDRKKDVLKAIINEYVMTAEPVGSRTLARRYDFGVSSATIRNEMADLEEMGYLEKPHKSAGRIPSDKGYRFYVDTLMELRDISKQQRKKIKDNYESKAKEIHDIIKQTSDMLSELTHYTSLVLTPQVQDSVFQKLKLIPLDSRHMLLILMTDIGVVQNKVVVMPGELSRSELQKISRYLNENLEGLSLSGIDKDLLNNLEKNLINQLDILVSDLGFLADDLFRVSLDEKIYLGGTTNILEQPEFNDIRKVKAVLRVLEKEELLYNILGKIYNSSEVEVIIGQENEFDEIKDCSMVTATYQLGDKAIGKIGVLGPTRMEYPNVVSKVKIVAQILSNMLDETERNK
- the grpE gene encoding nucleotide exchange factor GrpE, which codes for MSHNQAAKKEFDFEEEKKEKEEAELEDEAELESEEVTEDSVDEAMDEELEVSDLKEQIEDLEKELERSEQEKEEYINKLQRQRADFSNYKNRVKKEKDNLKENATKELVSELLPILDNFERALASSAEDENLADFMEGMEMISRQLVKVLQQEGLEEISTVGEEFDPNLHEAVAKEPSEEYESGIVIEELQKGYSFNGQVLRAAMIKVAE
- the dnaK gene encoding molecular chaperone DnaK, giving the protein MGKKEKVIGIDLGTTNSCVAVIEGGDPTVIPNAKGNRTTPSVVGYSDKGERLVGEAAKRQAITNPDDTVASIKRHMGSDHKETLEGEEYTPQEISAMTLQKLKQDAEDYIGEEVEKAVITVPAYFSDSQRQATKDAGKIAGLEVERIINEPTAASLAYGLDDEEDQTILVYDLGGGTFDVSILELGGGVFEVVATSGNNKLGGDDFDQKIIDYLAEEFEKEHGIDLREDKMALQRLNEAAEEAKIELSGVATTNVNLPFITQDESGPKHLDIDISRSQFEKMTSDLVEKTMKPTRQALSDADLSKNEIDHVILVGGSTRIPAIREAVENELGQQPHKGVNPDECVAVGAAIQGGVLAGEVDDLVLLDVTPLSLGIETMGGVFTKLIERNTTIPTEKSKIFSTAADNQTTVDIHVLQGEREMAKHNKTLGRFQLTGIPPAPRGVPQIEVTFEIDKNGIVHVSAKDKGSGNEQQITIESDTGLSDEEIEEMVKEAEENAEEDKRRREAVETVTEADSLVHQVEKTIEEAGEAADDATVSQIETAKEELEDVLEDIDINNIDPDEVDVDLIEEKKENLSSQLHELTQQMYSQAQQQAGAQAGAGAAGAGAAGAQGTAGQEDDEDVVDVDFEEVDDEE